One Paramisgurnus dabryanus chromosome 8, PD_genome_1.1, whole genome shotgun sequence DNA window includes the following coding sequences:
- the msantd4 gene encoding uncharacterized protein msantd4 yields the protein MDYLQMKHLKRKRKSNYSVKETQTLIREIHKRREILFSRQQNMAINELKRRAWEEVADSVNALGEGELRTAAEVKRRYLDWRALMKRKQLQAELASGLKAEFEPSSPDNEASSGGGDQSLDLSGFSKDSACEWQDLTDLGEPSTHTTGVKMEDDETSSYRLEAEVGDCGEGEEDDEDCFPSILPDMDREGRVPEVFAHIDEFGMLSSTKPTSGSASVRDLGIGIGSVTAMGVPGLGLASGDSTSLLVALERQRLDLEKHRLQVESERLQVEKERLLVEKERLRQGEVERERLQLEKERLQVERERLRLLVQQNTPLLQSPAPSTSTATPTTSSSVPSSSSLDGEKDRKTSWPSAVDLEAEKLKLEKERLLLEKERLQFFKFESGRLQIEKERLQVEKERLQLHKDGQQMALHS from the exons ATGGACTACCTTCAgatgaagcacctgaagagaAAGAGGAAGAGTAACTACAGCGTTAAGGAAACTCAAACCCTGATCCGAGAGATCCACAAACGGCGTGAGATTTTGTTTTCGCGGCAGCAGAACATGGCCATCAACGAGTTGAAGCGGCGCGCATGGGAAGAAGTCGCGGACAGCGTCAACGCTCTGGGAGAAGGAGAGCTACGGACCGCGGCTGAGGTCAAGCGACGCTACTTAGACTGGCGTGCCCTTATGAAACGAAAACAGCTTCAGGCTGAGCTGGCGTCAGGACTAAAGGCAGAGTTTGAACCTTCATCTCCGGATAATGAGGCTTCTTCGGGTGGCGGTGACCAGTCACTGGATCTCAGTGGGTTCTCCAAGGACTCTGCCTGCGAATGGCAGGACCTGACGGACCTCGGAGAGCCGAGCACTCACACCACTGGTGTTAAAATGGAGGACGATGAGACCAGCAGCTATAGA TTGGAGGCAGAGGTCGGAGACTGTGGTGAGGGTGAGGAGGATGATGAAGACTGCTTTCCCTCCATCCTCCCTGATATGGACCGAGAGGGGCGTGTCCCCGAGGTCTTCGCTCACATCGATGAATTTGGCATGTTGAGCTCCACAAAACCTACATCAGGATCAGCGTCCGTCCGAGACCTGGGCATCGGGATTGGCAGCGTGACCGCGATGGGCGTACCGGGTTTGGGCCTGGCTAGTGGGGACAGCACGAGTctgctggtggcgctagagAGGCAGAGATTGGACCTTGAGAAGCACCGCTTGCAGGTGGAGTCTGAACGGCTGCAGGTGGAGAAAGAGCGCTTGCTGGTGGAGAAAGAGAGGTTGAGGCAAGGGGAGGTGGAGAGAGAAAGGTTGCAGCTGGAAAAGGAACGTCTGcaggtagagagagagagattaagaCTGCTCGTGCAACAAAACACACCTCTCCTGCAAAGCCCCGCCCCTTCGACATCCACAGCCACGCCCACCACTTCGTCCTCCGTTCCCTCCTCATCCTCGCTGGACGGAGAGAAGGACAGGAAGACGTCCTGGCCGTCGGCTGTGGATTTGGAGGCAGAGAAGTTGAAGCTAGAGAAAGAACGCCTCCTGCTTGAGAAGGAGAGACTGCAGTTTTTTAAGTTTGAGTCGGGTCGACTGCAAATAGAGAAAGAGCGCCTGCAGGTGGAGAAAGAACGACTACAGCTTCATAAAGATGGTCAGCAGATGGCCCTACACTCTTGA